In a genomic window of Salegentibacter salegens:
- a CDS encoding GNAT family N-acetyltransferase — translation MEIISFNSAYIEDFKNLNLAWLEKYFWVEPHDEEVLGKPEKYIIETGGTIFFVKDDEKIIGCVALMKIENGVFELTKMAVSPEYQGKKIGQQLMEHSLDFAKKKGWDHLIIFSNRKLENAIYIYKKYGFREIPIGENNPYTRGDIKMRLDLA, via the coding sequence ATGGAAATTATTTCTTTTAATTCAGCTTATATCGAAGATTTTAAAAACTTAAACCTTGCCTGGTTAGAAAAATATTTTTGGGTAGAACCCCACGATGAAGAAGTGCTGGGAAAGCCCGAAAAATATATTATTGAAACCGGTGGTACTATTTTTTTCGTAAAAGATGATGAAAAAATAATTGGTTGTGTGGCCTTAATGAAAATTGAAAACGGCGTCTTTGAATTGACCAAAATGGCGGTTAGCCCGGAATACCAGGGAAAGAAAATAGGTCAGCAATTAATGGAACACAGCCTTGATTTCGCTAAAAAGAAAGGCTGGGATCATTTAATTATTTTTTCTAACAGAAAGCTTGAAAACGCGATCTATATCTATAAAAAATATGGTTTTAGGGAAATTCCTATTGGCGAAAACAATCCTTATACCCGTGGTGATATAAAAATGCGCCTGGATCTGGCATAA
- a CDS encoding DUF1622 domain-containing protein, translating into MTDKVEELIEITALVIEVVGILVMVIGTFLALGRYAFKLQGENIRSFQKIREELGRAILLGLEILIAADIIATVVYGAEMEQILNLGLIILIRTFLSFTLEVEIEGKLPWKQEKNRTTGQK; encoded by the coding sequence ATGACAGATAAAGTAGAAGAACTTATTGAAATAACAGCCTTGGTAATAGAAGTGGTGGGCATCCTGGTTATGGTGATTGGAACCTTTCTCGCCTTGGGCAGGTATGCTTTTAAACTACAGGGAGAAAATATTAGGAGTTTTCAAAAAATCAGGGAAGAATTAGGCCGTGCGATCCTGCTTGGCCTGGAGATCCTGATTGCAGCCGATATTATTGCTACCGTGGTTTACGGTGCCGAAATGGAGCAAATCCTCAATCTCGGGCTCATAATCCTAATTCGTACCTTTTTGAGCTTTACGCTGGAGGTAGAAATAGAAGGAAAATTGCCGTGGAAACAAGAAAAAAACCGAACTACCGGCCAAAAATAA
- a CDS encoding formimidoylglutamase translates to MEGLKIYNYKSVEKHISIRDGETRFGEKIGFVENLEDLAKTEAKFVLFGIPEDIGVRANHGKPGASKAWDACLNSLLNIQNNEFTTPGNIILLGEINCKAEMQKAANIDEEDPNYYPKLGDLVENIDEKVSLLVEKIVLAGKIPIIIGGGHNNAYGNIKGTSKAIRKPLNILNIDAHTDLRKLEHRHSGNGFSFAQRDGFLGKYSMFGIHKNYTPQYIFDEISSVSNIKFHLFEDLILQTHQRKMAAFNSQLEFVNKQPFGLELDCDAIINFPSSAQSPSGFALNMLRNFLQIASEEKNCKYIHICEAAPMEHNYAQVGKALSFFITDFIKA, encoded by the coding sequence ATGGAAGGCTTAAAAATCTATAATTATAAGTCGGTTGAAAAACACATTTCCATTCGTGATGGTGAAACGCGATTTGGAGAAAAAATAGGTTTTGTTGAAAATTTAGAAGATTTAGCAAAAACGGAAGCAAAATTTGTACTTTTTGGAATTCCGGAAGATATTGGAGTTAGAGCCAATCACGGGAAACCCGGTGCTTCAAAAGCCTGGGACGCCTGTTTAAATTCGTTGCTGAATATTCAAAATAATGAATTTACAACCCCTGGAAATATTATTCTACTTGGAGAGATTAATTGTAAAGCAGAAATGCAAAAAGCAGCCAATATTGATGAAGAAGACCCGAACTATTATCCGAAACTTGGCGACCTGGTAGAAAATATTGACGAAAAAGTAAGTTTATTGGTTGAAAAAATAGTTTTAGCCGGGAAAATTCCAATTATTATAGGCGGCGGTCACAACAATGCTTACGGGAATATTAAAGGAACTTCTAAAGCAATAAGAAAGCCACTAAATATTTTAAATATTGATGCGCATACCGATCTTAGAAAATTAGAACATCGCCACAGTGGTAACGGTTTCAGCTTTGCGCAACGAGACGGATTTCTGGGGAAATATTCGATGTTCGGAATCCATAAAAATTATACCCCACAATATATTTTTGATGAAATAAGTTCGGTTTCTAATATTAAATTTCATCTTTTTGAAGATCTTATTTTGCAAACCCACCAGAGAAAAATGGCGGCTTTTAATTCGCAACTGGAATTTGTAAATAAACAGCCTTTTGGATTGGAACTTGACTGTGACGCAATTATAAACTTTCCTTCCAGCGCGCAATCGCCATCAGGTTTTGCACTAAATATGCTTAGAAATTTTCTTCAAATCGCTTCCGAAGAAAAAAATTGTAAATACATACATATTTGCGAAGCCGCTCCCATGGAACATAATTACGCGCAAGTAGGAAAAGCATTATCATTTTTTATAACAGATTTTATAAAAGCATGA
- a CDS encoding class I SAM-dependent methyltransferase, with translation MNCILCEGSTKEFWKSKNREFVECTNCGGIQLLPQYYISKKAEEERYLTHNNDVEDRGYQDFVSPITSRILKDFSTKHSGLDYGCGTGPVAANILEKQGYYIALFDPFFYPNTKVLNTTYDFIICCEVMEHLYEPKREFSELAARLNPNGKLYCKTSIYSKETDFDNWYYKNDRTHVFFYTAKSLKWIKNNLGFKTLKIEPKLILFSK, from the coding sequence ATGAATTGTATTCTTTGCGAAGGTTCAACAAAAGAATTTTGGAAGAGTAAGAACAGGGAATTTGTTGAATGCACCAATTGTGGGGGCATTCAACTTTTACCCCAATACTATATTTCTAAAAAAGCCGAAGAAGAACGATATCTTACCCACAATAACGACGTAGAAGATCGCGGGTACCAGGATTTTGTAAGTCCCATAACCTCCCGAATTCTCAAGGATTTCTCTACAAAACATTCAGGGCTGGATTACGGCTGTGGCACCGGGCCGGTTGCTGCTAACATTCTTGAAAAACAAGGATATTACATTGCTTTATTCGATCCTTTTTTCTATCCCAATACCAAAGTATTAAATACTACTTACGATTTTATAATTTGCTGTGAAGTAATGGAGCATCTTTATGAGCCAAAACGGGAATTTAGCGAATTGGCTGCACGTTTAAATCCCAACGGAAAACTATATTGTAAAACCTCTATTTATTCTAAAGAAACAGATTTTGATAACTGGTATTATAAAAACGATCGTACCCACGTTTTTTTCTATACTGCGAAAAGCCTGAAATGGATTAAAAATAATTTAGGCTTCAAAACGCTAAAAATTGAACCTAAACTTATTCTATTTAGCAAATAG
- the mazG gene encoding nucleoside triphosphate pyrophosphohydrolase, with translation MNSREAQLKAFDRLLTIMDELREQCPWDRKQTMESLRHLTIEETYELGDAILDNDLEEVRKELGDLLLHLVFYAKIGSETKDFDIADVANGICDKLISRHPHIYGDVEVADEEEVKKNWENLKLKEGKTSVLEGVPRSLPAVVKASRIQEKVAGVGFDWEKPEQVFEKLQEELGELQHEINTDNKDKMEAEFGDVMFSMINYARFLGINPENALERTNKKFITRFQYLEGKAKGQNKALKDMTLAEMDVFWNEAKLM, from the coding sequence ATGAACTCCAGAGAAGCGCAGCTAAAAGCATTTGATCGATTATTAACCATTATGGATGAACTTAGGGAACAATGTCCCTGGGATAGGAAACAAACTATGGAATCGTTGCGGCATTTAACCATTGAAGAAACCTATGAACTTGGCGATGCGATTTTAGATAACGATCTGGAAGAAGTTCGAAAAGAACTGGGCGATTTATTGCTTCACCTGGTTTTTTATGCAAAAATTGGAAGTGAAACCAAAGATTTTGATATTGCCGATGTAGCTAATGGAATTTGCGATAAATTGATATCCCGCCACCCACACATTTACGGAGATGTTGAGGTTGCAGATGAAGAAGAAGTAAAGAAGAACTGGGAAAACCTGAAACTAAAAGAAGGCAAAACCAGTGTTTTAGAAGGGGTGCCACGATCTTTGCCTGCCGTAGTAAAAGCCAGTCGAATTCAGGAAAAAGTAGCCGGGGTTGGTTTTGACTGGGAAAAACCTGAGCAGGTTTTTGAAAAGCTACAGGAGGAGTTAGGAGAATTACAGCACGAAATAAATACCGATAATAAAGATAAAATGGAAGCCGAATTCGGCGATGTAATGTTTTCCATGATCAATTATGCCCGTTTTCTTGGGATAAATCCTGAAAACGCTTTGGAGCGCACCAACAAAAAATTTATAACTCGGTTTCAGTATTTGGAAGGCAAAGCTAAAGGGCAGAATAAAGCTTTAAAAGACATGACCCTGGCTGAAATGGATGTTTTTTGGAACGAGGCCAAATTGATGTAA
- the bshB1 gene encoding bacillithiol biosynthesis deacetylase BshB1: protein MKLDILAIGSHPDDVELSCSGTIAKEVDRGKKVGILDLTRGEMGTRGTAETRDKEAKDAAKILGVSVRENLEFSDGFFENNTAHKLEIIKVLRRYRPEIVLCNAVDDRHIDHGKGAKLVSDACFLSGLRKIETIFDRKSQEAWRPKHVYHYIQWKNLKPDVVVDISGYMDKKMESVLAYKTQFFDENSKEPQTPISSSNFLDSINYRARDLGRIINTEHAEGFTVERYPAVDSIFDLI, encoded by the coding sequence ATGAAACTAGATATATTAGCTATAGGCTCGCATCCAGATGATGTGGAATTAAGTTGTTCTGGCACTATTGCAAAAGAAGTAGACAGAGGTAAAAAAGTGGGGATTTTAGATCTTACCCGTGGTGAAATGGGTACTCGCGGAACTGCCGAAACCCGCGATAAAGAAGCAAAGGATGCTGCAAAGATACTCGGAGTTTCGGTTAGGGAAAATCTGGAATTTAGCGATGGTTTTTTCGAAAATAATACTGCGCATAAACTGGAAATTATAAAGGTTTTGCGGCGTTATCGTCCCGAAATTGTTTTATGCAATGCGGTAGATGATAGGCATATTGATCACGGAAAAGGGGCGAAGTTGGTAAGCGATGCCTGTTTTTTAAGCGGATTGCGCAAAATAGAAACTATTTTTGATAGGAAAAGTCAGGAGGCCTGGCGCCCAAAACACGTTTATCATTATATCCAGTGGAAAAATTTAAAGCCCGATGTGGTGGTAGATATTTCGGGATATATGGATAAAAAAATGGAATCGGTTTTGGCATATAAAACGCAATTTTTTGATGAAAATTCTAAAGAGCCTCAAACTCCAATTTCCAGCAGTAACTTTTTAGATAGCATTAATTACAGGGCGCGGGATCTTGGAAGAATAATTAACACCGAACACGCCGAAGGTTTTACGGTAGAGCGCTACCCGGCAGTAGATTCAATTTTCGATTTGATCTAA
- the treF gene encoding alpha,alpha-trehalase TreF, which yields MKKLSVNFLFLCSFLLINACSSAVRTEENKTDKIKLEEKQLSILPPEELYGELFFDVQENESLFADSKTFVDAVPRMAPREIQKKYAEEKPTNNTEFKAFLNENFEIPALNSEYKTDSSSINLHINKLWDVLKRPADEQVSGTLIPLPNPYIVPGGRFREIYYWDSYFTMLGLQEDGETETIRNMVDNFAWLIENYGFIPNGNRTYYLSRSQPPFFAKMVQLLAEIEGEEVYIKYLPALQKEYDFWMKGSENQEPGAYKRVVKLSDGEILNRYWDDKNTPRPESYREDVETAEEAITKNPDRSKAEVYRDLRAAAESGWDFSSRWLSINGNGDFNLYSIHTTQIIPVDLNSLLYNLEKTLARAYKLDAAEEKAEVFRIKAENRKIAIQKYLWEEETGFYFDYNFKKAHRTGIYSLAGVYPLFFKISEDAQTGKVAKTLEQVFLRPGGLVSTPHNTGQQWDAPNGWAPLQYMSIEGLRNYNKDYLASEIKQRWLNLNQNVYENTYKLLEKYNVEDLSKESGGGEYPTQDGFGWTNGVYQKLSKEK from the coding sequence ATGAAAAAGCTTTCAGTAAATTTCCTGTTTCTGTGTTCCTTTTTACTAATTAACGCCTGTTCTTCGGCGGTTAGGACAGAAGAAAATAAAACAGATAAAATTAAGCTAGAAGAAAAGCAGCTTAGCATTTTGCCGCCCGAAGAACTTTACGGCGAATTGTTTTTCGATGTGCAAGAGAATGAATCCCTGTTTGCAGATAGTAAAACTTTTGTAGATGCAGTGCCGAGAATGGCTCCCAGAGAGATTCAGAAAAAATATGCTGAAGAAAAACCTACAAACAATACTGAATTTAAAGCTTTTTTGAATGAAAATTTCGAAATTCCGGCCTTAAACAGTGAGTATAAAACTGACTCTTCTTCAATAAATCTGCATATAAATAAATTATGGGATGTGCTGAAGCGCCCTGCTGACGAGCAGGTTTCAGGGACTTTAATCCCTTTGCCAAACCCTTATATAGTTCCCGGAGGAAGGTTTCGTGAGATCTATTATTGGGATAGTTACTTTACCATGCTTGGACTCCAGGAAGATGGCGAAACTGAAACTATAAGGAATATGGTTGATAATTTTGCCTGGCTTATCGAAAATTATGGTTTTATACCTAATGGAAACCGTACTTACTATTTAAGCCGGTCCCAGCCACCATTTTTTGCAAAAATGGTACAGCTTCTCGCTGAAATTGAGGGGGAAGAGGTTTACATAAAATATCTTCCGGCTTTACAAAAAGAATATGATTTTTGGATGAAGGGTAGTGAAAATCAAGAACCGGGAGCTTATAAAAGAGTGGTAAAACTTTCTGATGGCGAAATCTTAAACCGTTACTGGGACGATAAAAACACTCCAAGGCCCGAAAGCTATCGCGAAGATGTGGAAACGGCTGAAGAGGCTATTACTAAAAACCCAGATCGTAGTAAAGCAGAAGTTTATCGTGACCTAAGAGCCGCTGCCGAATCTGGTTGGGATTTTTCCAGCCGTTGGCTAAGTATAAATGGAAATGGAGACTTCAACCTTTATAGCATTCACACCACGCAAATTATTCCGGTAGATCTTAACAGCTTGCTTTATAATCTGGAGAAAACGCTTGCCCGGGCTTATAAATTGGATGCAGCTGAAGAAAAGGCCGAAGTATTTCGTATAAAAGCCGAAAATCGAAAAATTGCTATTCAAAAATACCTTTGGGAAGAAGAGACCGGTTTTTATTTCGATTATAATTTTAAAAAGGCTCATAGAACGGGAATCTATTCCCTTGCCGGAGTTTATCCTCTCTTTTTTAAAATTTCAGAAGATGCTCAAACCGGTAAGGTTGCCAAAACGCTGGAACAAGTTTTCCTGAGGCCGGGCGGACTGGTAAGTACCCCGCACAATACCGGGCAGCAATGGGATGCGCCAAACGGTTGGGCGCCGTTGCAGTATATGAGTATTGAAGGACTTCGCAATTATAACAAAGACTACTTAGCTTCAGAAATTAAGCAGCGCTGGTTAAATCTTAACCAAAACGTATATGAGAATACTTATAAATTACTTGAAAAATATAACGTTGAAGACCTGAGTAAAGAGAGCGGTGGAGGAGAATATCCTACCCAGGACGGTTTTGGGTGGACCAATGGCGTTTATCAGAAACTTTCAAAAGAAAAATAG
- a CDS encoding trans-sulfuration enzyme family protein, whose translation MTKKHPGINTICTHSGELEDKQFKGAVSPLYMATSYAFEDVEVKRYPRYFNTPNQVALAQKMAALEHGEAALIFGSGMAAVSTALMAFAQKGDHVVFQNTLYGGTSNLVTEEFEKFGIQFSFTQDSKPESFEAEIKENTKVIYIETPSNPLLTVTDIKAIAEITKKHNLVSMIDNTFASPVNQNPIDFGIDIVLHSATKYMGGHSDILAGTAIASEKHIDKIFQLAKNFGGSLSDFTVWMLERSLKTMGLRVRAQNENALELARFLEKHEDISRVYYPGLESHPDYDLAKSQMKGFGGMMSFELRDGLDFDLFQKKLKLIKSSMSLAGVESTILSPSKTSHGLLSPEEREAQGIKDGLMRFSVGIEEKEDLIEDLEQALKEVSS comes from the coding sequence ATGACGAAAAAACATCCCGGAATAAATACTATTTGTACCCATAGCGGCGAACTGGAAGACAAACAATTTAAAGGCGCTGTTTCACCATTATATATGGCGACCTCCTATGCATTTGAAGATGTAGAGGTGAAGCGCTATCCAAGATATTTTAATACGCCAAACCAGGTGGCTTTAGCTCAAAAAATGGCCGCTTTGGAACACGGGGAAGCCGCCTTGATCTTTGGTAGCGGAATGGCAGCGGTAAGCACCGCACTTATGGCTTTTGCGCAAAAAGGAGACCACGTGGTATTTCAAAATACCCTTTATGGAGGAACCAGTAATTTAGTTACCGAAGAATTTGAAAAATTCGGAATTCAATTTTCGTTCACCCAGGACTCAAAACCCGAATCTTTTGAAGCGGAAATTAAAGAAAATACAAAGGTGATCTATATTGAAACCCCTTCAAACCCATTACTTACCGTAACCGATATAAAAGCGATTGCTGAAATTACCAAAAAGCATAACCTGGTGAGTATGATAGACAATACTTTCGCTTCCCCGGTAAATCAAAATCCTATAGATTTTGGTATTGATATCGTATTGCATTCAGCAACCAAATATATGGGCGGGCATAGTGATATTCTTGCAGGAACGGCGATAGCTTCTGAAAAGCATATTGATAAAATCTTCCAGTTGGCTAAGAATTTCGGCGGAAGTTTAAGCGATTTCACCGTTTGGATGCTGGAACGTAGTTTAAAAACTATGGGATTAAGAGTTAGAGCACAAAATGAAAATGCTTTGGAATTAGCTCGTTTTCTTGAAAAACACGAAGATATTTCCCGGGTTTATTATCCCGGTTTAGAATCTCATCCAGATTACGACCTGGCAAAATCTCAAATGAAAGGTTTTGGTGGAATGATGTCTTTTGAATTGCGCGACGGACTCGATTTTGATCTATTTCAGAAGAAATTAAAGCTGATTAAATCTTCTATGAGCCTGGCAGGTGTAGAATCTACTATATTATCACCTTCAAAAACTTCTCACGGTTTACTTTCTCCTGAAGAAAGAGAAGCCCAGGGAATAAAAGATGGATTGATGCGATTTTCGGTAGGAATTGAAGAAAAAGAAGATTTAATAGAAGACCTGGAACAGGCGTTGAAAGAGGTTAGCAGTTAG
- a CDS encoding MBL fold metallo-hydrolase encodes MKYLFTLLAVGILFTGCKDEGKNNQSENQINKNPYGEEKNVLEADSASIDIQPISHATAAVNWSDVTFYIDPVGGAEAFKGIEKPDFILITDIHGDHMSIETLEALSLKGTHIIVPQAVKDEMPEEMNDKVRVLENGATTRVLEFYIEAIPMYNLPEDPESHHPKGRGNGYVVERNGQRLYIAGDTENIPEMKELENIEIALIPMNLPYTMTVEDAADGVLAFAPKKVIPYHFRGQDGFAEVEKFKNLVNEGNKDIEVEILEWYPEREEE; translated from the coding sequence ATGAAATATTTATTCACGTTACTTGCAGTGGGAATTTTATTTACCGGCTGTAAGGATGAAGGAAAAAACAATCAATCTGAAAACCAAATAAATAAAAATCCTTATGGTGAGGAAAAGAATGTTCTGGAAGCTGATTCGGCTTCTATAGACATTCAACCCATCTCCCACGCTACTGCCGCGGTAAATTGGAGCGATGTCACTTTCTACATCGATCCTGTTGGGGGTGCCGAAGCTTTTAAAGGAATTGAGAAACCAGATTTTATCTTAATCACCGATATTCACGGAGACCATATGAGTATTGAAACCCTGGAGGCTTTGAGTCTTAAAGGAACTCATATTATAGTACCACAAGCCGTAAAAGATGAAATGCCCGAAGAAATGAACGATAAAGTAAGGGTTTTGGAAAATGGTGCTACCACTCGTGTACTTGAGTTTTATATTGAAGCCATCCCTATGTATAATCTTCCGGAAGATCCTGAATCTCATCATCCCAAAGGACGTGGTAATGGTTATGTTGTAGAAAGAAACGGACAACGACTTTACATTGCAGGTGATACTGAAAATATACCTGAAATGAAGGAATTAGAAAATATTGAGATTGCTTTAATCCCAATGAACCTTCCCTATACTATGACGGTTGAAGATGCTGCCGATGGCGTTTTAGCATTTGCACCTAAAAAAGTGATTCCTTATCATTTTAGGGGTCAGGATGGTTTTGCCGAAGTTGAAAAGTTCAAAAATTTGGTAAATGAAGGTAATAAAGATATTGAAGTTGAAATACTGGAATGGTATCCTGAAAGAGAAGAAGAATAA
- a CDS encoding NAD(P)-dependent alcohol dehydrogenase, which yields MSEVKAYGAQTSDADLKSLNIERREITEDDVKIEIEYCGVCHSDIHQVRNDWKNSKYPVVPGHEIIGRVTQVGKNVSNFKQGDLVGVGCMVDSCQECDSCKEDLEQFCEKGATLTYNSKDKHLGGHTFGGYSEQIVVDKEFVLRIPENIDAKATAPLLCAGITTYSPLRYWNVKKGDKVGVIGLGGLGHMGVKFAHALGAHVVMITTSPSKSEDAKKLGADEVLVSKNEDDMKKQAGSFDFLLNTVPVGHDMNPYIALLKRDATMVLVGAIEPLDPVHGGGLIGGRKRIAGSVIGGIKETQEMLDFCGEHNIVSDIEMIDIQNINEAFDRVVKSDVKYRFVIDMKSLKN from the coding sequence ATGAGTGAAGTAAAAGCATACGGCGCGCAAACCAGTGATGCCGATTTAAAGTCCTTAAATATTGAACGTAGGGAAATTACCGAAGACGATGTAAAGATTGAAATAGAATACTGCGGTGTTTGCCATAGCGATATCCACCAGGTTAGAAACGACTGGAAAAATTCTAAATATCCTGTTGTACCAGGCCACGAAATTATAGGTCGTGTAACCCAGGTGGGGAAAAACGTAAGTAATTTTAAACAAGGTGACCTTGTGGGCGTTGGTTGTATGGTAGATTCCTGCCAGGAATGCGATTCCTGTAAAGAAGATCTCGAACAATTTTGTGAAAAAGGTGCTACCCTAACTTATAATAGTAAAGACAAACATTTAGGCGGACATACTTTTGGAGGTTATTCTGAACAAATTGTGGTAGATAAAGAATTTGTACTTAGAATTCCTGAAAATATAGATGCTAAAGCCACGGCTCCCCTACTTTGCGCCGGGATTACTACCTACTCTCCCCTTCGCTACTGGAATGTGAAAAAAGGCGATAAAGTAGGCGTAATTGGACTTGGCGGACTCGGACATATGGGCGTAAAATTTGCCCATGCTTTAGGAGCTCACGTGGTGATGATCACTACTTCTCCTTCAAAATCTGAGGACGCAAAAAAACTGGGAGCTGATGAAGTTTTGGTCTCAAAGAATGAGGATGATATGAAAAAACAAGCTGGTAGTTTCGATTTTCTTCTAAATACCGTTCCGGTTGGCCACGATATGAATCCCTATATCGCTTTATTGAAAAGAGATGCTACTATGGTTTTGGTTGGCGCTATTGAACCTTTAGATCCAGTTCACGGTGGTGGATTAATTGGCGGCCGTAAACGAATTGCAGGCTCGGTGATTGGCGGTATTAAAGAAACCCAGGAAATGTTAGACTTTTGTGGTGAGCATAATATTGTTTCCGATATTGAAATGATAGATATACAAAACATTAACGAAGCTTTTGATCGGGTTGTAAAATCTGATGTAAAATACCGTTTTGTGATCGATATGAAATCGCTTAAAAATTAG
- the hutI gene encoding imidazolonepropionase, translated as MKQLFINIKELLQVRNETVEKLSGAEMKELPTLKNAWLLIENDKISDYGEMNSLPEIEADKTINAEGKIILPSWCDSHTHIVYAGNRELEFADRINGLSYEEIANRGGGILNSAKTLQETPEEQVYQQSAKRLEEVMKLGTGAVEIKSGYGLTEEGELKMLRVIKKLQQNYNIPIKATFLGAHAIPKEYKEKPDAYMDLVIEKILPKVAEENLAEYIDIFCEKGYFSVADTQKLLSAAKKFGLKPKIHVNQFNAIGGIQAGIEHDALSVDHLEIMRPEDIESLKGTTTMPVALPSCSLFLSIPYTPAREILDSGLPLALATDFNPGSTPSGNMNLVVSLACIKMKMTPEEAINAATINGAYAMELSKTHGSITKGKKANFILTKEIPSYTFLPYAFGTNSIESVFINGKMLE; from the coding sequence ATGAAACAATTATTTATCAATATTAAAGAACTCTTGCAGGTAAGAAACGAAACGGTAGAGAAACTTTCTGGTGCTGAAATGAAAGAGCTGCCCACGCTAAAAAATGCCTGGCTACTCATTGAAAATGATAAAATTTCCGATTATGGCGAAATGAATTCTTTACCTGAAATCGAAGCCGATAAAACTATTAATGCTGAAGGGAAAATAATCCTGCCCAGCTGGTGTGATTCCCATACTCACATTGTTTATGCCGGGAACCGGGAATTGGAATTCGCCGATCGCATTAACGGACTTTCTTATGAAGAAATAGCCAATCGCGGTGGCGGAATTCTAAACTCCGCTAAAACCTTGCAGGAAACTCCGGAAGAACAAGTTTACCAACAATCGGCGAAAAGGCTCGAGGAAGTAATGAAACTTGGAACCGGTGCTGTTGAGATTAAATCGGGTTACGGTTTAACCGAAGAAGGCGAGTTAAAAATGCTGCGAGTTATAAAGAAACTTCAGCAAAATTATAATATTCCTATTAAAGCTACTTTTTTAGGAGCGCACGCTATTCCAAAGGAATACAAAGAAAAACCAGATGCTTATATGGATTTGGTAATTGAGAAAATCTTACCAAAAGTAGCCGAGGAGAACTTGGCAGAATATATAGATATTTTTTGTGAAAAAGGGTATTTCAGCGTTGCTGATACTCAAAAATTGCTTTCTGCAGCAAAAAAATTCGGTTTAAAACCAAAAATTCACGTGAATCAATTTAATGCTATTGGCGGTATCCAGGCGGGAATTGAACACGATGCCTTAAGCGTAGATCATTTAGAAATAATGCGCCCGGAAGATATTGAAAGTTTAAAAGGGACCACCACAATGCCCGTGGCGCTTCCCTCCTGTTCACTGTTTTTAAGCATTCCATACACACCAGCCCGGGAAATTCTGGACTCGGGACTGCCGTTAGCTTTAGCAACCGATTTTAATCCCGGTAGTACCCCAAGCGGAAATATGAATTTGGTAGTTTCCCTGGCCTGTATAAAAATGAAAATGACACCGGAAGAAGCTATAAATGCAGCTACAATAAATGGTGCTTACGCAATGGAACTCAGCAAAACACATGGTAGTATTACTAAAGGAAAAAAAGCCAATTTTATATTAACTAAAGAGATTCCGTCTTACACCTTTTTACCTTATGCTTTTGGTACCAATTCCATAGAATCGGTTTTTATTAACGGAAAAATGCTGGAATAA